The Clarias gariepinus isolate MV-2021 ecotype Netherlands chromosome 28, CGAR_prim_01v2, whole genome shotgun sequence DNA window ATATAGGCTATACTATTTATTGcgcaaaaaaaaccaaaaacaaaactcatTGTACTGATGTGAGTCATGATCTCAAATTTCTAACAGAGCAAGCTCCACATGGACGGCTTCCGCAGCCTGAAAGAGGGCGAGCCGGTGGAGTTCACCTTTAAGAAGTCGTCGAAAGGTCTGGAGTCTCTGCGGGTAACGGGTCCTGGAGGGGCGCCATGTGCAGGTAGCGAGAAGAGACCCAAAGGTGCCCAGAAACGGCGTTCTAAAGGAGATCGGTGAGTGCTCACGGCTTAAacaagttacatttaaaaaatggtattattattattataactatattgtatttttatgttagTGATTACCTttgtatttgtatgtttttatgaaAATGGCTGGGATCATGATTTAGTAAACAAACGAGTAAATAAATGGGTAAATACCAAACTAtccattaaaaaacaacaacaacaaggtgAAGTGCCGTTCCAGGTGCTGGCCAAATGCAGTGCATTTTGCTCCTCCCATCCCCCATAATAGTAACTGACCCCGATCAATAGGTTGTTTAAAATCTTAAGGCTTAGGAGTTAACCCTGTGGAGCGATAGCCTTACCCACCCCCACTCAGCAGGAGCCCTCCCACATCGTGGCTATTTGTATTTTGCTGTGAAAAAAGGGAGTTTCCAAAAGAATCAAAAATACATGTGATTAAATCTTACATGCTAGAAGAGATGCTACGAGACAAACCTCTTGCCTCTTGCCTATCTACATGCAATCAGATCTAGGCTGAGCATTACACCTTGTATGTACAGGATACACGCTTTTCCCAGGGTTTTCTCTTAACACGTCCTGATGTGCGTCCCCTAGTGTAATCCGTGTTCCGTAAGTCTCGTTACTTGTAACATGTATATTTTCTCCTGCTGGGAGTCATCGGCACCGTCATCGTACGACTGGGTGCGGATCAAGGATCAAATCCTGTCCGTTTAATTAATAACAGATGTAGATGCCTTAGGAGGGTCATAGGTGACCGTTCCCATGGTAACCGAAGGCTGCGATGTGAGCAAGCAGGGTTGGGGGGTGGGTGGCAGAGAGCAGGGGTCAGAGGTGAAAGGCCACGCCGCTGTATTAAAACAAAGAGCCAAAGAGATGCCCGTTTTCCTCTTCTGGTTGCCGGTCCGCTCTCGAGCCAATCAATAGgtggtgtgtttgtttgtgtgagtgtgtggaaaTGGAAATGTGGAGGGGGTTGGGAACCGGGGGAAGCAAAGAGAAAGAATCGCAGGCTAGGTAGAGTGCGGGCAGCTCATTACAGGTTGAAATATCGATAAGAAATTTGTATCCACACGTGTTATACAATATTCTGACATTTATTAATTGCAGAGCTTAAATGTGCACGCATACGCTTTCGTGTGTATCGCCATGAGACGTGATTTTTAATCTGCAATGCAGCTGTCAATCAAATCTTGTATGCTCTACAgtccacagtaaaaaaaaaaaattataaaaattttgcTCACTTATTAAAACTCCATCGTAATACACAATGTATTATAGTATGTATAATgatattgattatttattatatctaCCTACTAAGGATATGCAAGCCCCAATGATTTAATGCGTTACATGAAGAGCGGATAAGGTTGAGAAGAACTTagatttaaaaactgttttttttttattgtaaaaactaGAGGTGCAAATCCCCTTCTTCCTTAATTATCCTGCTTCACCTTGTGAAAAGGTTAACTGCGATGCCCTCTAGTGGAGATATAAAATCACAAAAGACAAGACCAAACCAAAAGGAAATATCAATCAATctgtcaatcaattaatcaatatatatatatatatagagagagagagagagacctaagtgtgtgtgtgtgtgtgtgtgtgtgtagtttgagAGAGATTGGGATCCTCAGCAGTGTAACATCCACTACCGCAGTGCATGCTGGGTTAAATTGATAGGTTATTGCGTCCCGCTAACAGCTGGATGGAATCAAGAAATGTTCATTGTTTACATATAATGTAAAAGACATCATGTTATCTACATTTCAGCAATAATAATCTatagtatgtatgtgtatgctaTAGATATGCATGTACAGTTTGTAGTTTATGTTTAATAGTTGctgaataaaacaacaacaaaaaagttctTAAGTACCTGATCAATTCTGATCTATCTCCATGCCCATCCAGGTGTTATAACTGCGGCGGCCCGGACCATCATGCCAAAGAGTGCCAGCTTCCCCCCCAGCCCAAGAAGTGCCATTTTTGCCAAAGCATGTCTCACATGGTAGCCAACTGTCCAATCAAAGCACAGCAGGCATCGCCAGGATCTCAGGGAACCCCCGGCTCGCCGGCGGGAGAAGAAATCCTGAGCCATACGGCCTCACCACCCGATCCCTCCCACTGAACGCAGGGCGGTGACGCGGTATCCCAGTCAGGGAGAAATAACGCAAGCACCAATCATGCTGCTCACGGACTTATCTCAGGTTTTGACTCTTTTCAACAGCGTTAATGAATGTCGACTCTCACTAGCATGAcactgtagttaaaaaaaaaaagaaatcagtcaTTTATAGTAGTGAGATATTTGTCTTTGAAATAATTCAGACTGTGAAACTGTTGCGGATCGGATGTCAGAAAAGCCGGTTTGTTCGATTAATTCTCATCGATTTCCACTTACAAGATTGTAGcagggatttttttgtttgttttgttttgtttttagctaGCGAAGTGTCTTAGATTCGTACGGAAACAATCAGAATCGAACTATGTTTACTTATTGCAATAATCCTTCACATTTGTGAAGcgcattttcattttatttggcaAAGTCAGTGTCAGATTTCCATCATTCAATGCcaaagaacaaacacacacatttacagctttagtGTCTGCTGTTATACTGATATGATTTCGTGTGATTAATGTTTTCATACGTTTACATAGTTTGACTCCCATAACCAGTTGAATGTTCGGTTTACTGATGAAGCTGTTGAATCTGTTGAATATCATTGTGCACATGCAGTGTGAATTACCCTCGGCTTGCATTTCCAAATATGTAGTGCTTAGCAGTGTGgtctggcacctccagggtcgggggttcgattcccgcctcaggtctgtatgtgcgatggagtttgcatgttctccccgtgcttggtgatgggtttcctcccggagattaggctaattggcgttcccaaattcctagtattgtgtgaatatgtgcgattgtgtcctgtgatggattggcatccggTCCAGGGTGCAGGCTCTAACCTTCCATGACCCTGTAGACAGGATAAACGTTATAGAGACCCAAATGACCCAATACTGTCCCTATAaccagtaaaaatgtaaaaatgctaaatgtCAAGTATATGAAACCTGATTTGAAAAACACATATTTCTTTATACATCCAGTATCACTCTAATGtcagtggtcaccattggcctccccAGGCCCCAGTTggtctacagaggttcctatGGATGAATGGTGCTTTGATTTAACCTTAAGATCGTCAAGTGTGGTGATAAGAACAGTATTGGAgtttgttcatactgtatatttggaaATCCACAGCCAAGGTATATATAACATATTGCACTGTTAGTTGTCATTTTATTCCGGAAAACAACCTAAAGCTATCACTGGTGCTGTTTAATGTGAACTTTCTAATCCCAGCAAATCAGAATCAGCATTTCATAGAACCTTCCCAACTGGGGATTTATTCTACTCATattggttatatatatatatatatatatatatatatatatatatatatatataaactgtttaTGGCTAgtaaagaaaattattattttttctggattattcttatttttccaGTTTTAGAGTGAATGGTGAGTTTCGTCAGAGTCGACTCCTCATTTCTCGGGGGAGTCTTGACCGGGAACTTCGCCATGTTCTAATATAAATACTAATTGTAATCTTTGTATAAcgtgattatttatttgtagcTCAGATTTTATGTTAACACGGTGGAGATGTACTAGTTCTCAATCGCAGctatattttgctatatttgTTCCAGGTATAATCTTGTGATTAGTGtattctgtatatatttgaTCTATGCCAAATGTCAAGCAATCCAATTCACAGGCATATTTTCAGTCATGTAATTAAGAGTTCATTGCTCATTTCTGTCTCAGGGAAAATGGCAAATGTGGCGAAATTAATCTAAAAAGCTTGGttgggaaaaaacaaacatatccTACCCAAAGCTAAGCCAGAATCACAATGATACTCttctaaattgttttttttttggtgaagcCCTGTTACTTTTAAAGGATCTTTGAGAAAGTTTTCAGGACATTTTGTATGTCTCATAGCAGGAGATCAAAGTGACTGATTTGTGGTGTGAACTTGGAAAAGGTTTTATCAGTTCTTTAGAgtgttaggggaaaaaaatagctTTCAAATCCTGTCTTGATAATCTTAAGAAACATTGTGTgtataaatcacacacacaatatgattAGCCATTTAGTTAAGCAGCCTAAACTCATGGCACATTTACACtgcctggataaaaaaaaaaaaaaacatctcacacTCTTAACATTGCTTTCAACTCTCTTTAGTTTTGATTGCGGCGCACAATGTGGTGGTTTATTCATATATGAAAAtaatgcacctccagggtccgggttcgattcccggccaggcttgattcccgtttctgtgtgcatggagtttgcatgttctccccgtgcttggtgggtttcctcccacagtccaaagacatgtaggttaggctaattggcgtttccaaattgcctgtagtgtgtgaatgacggtgtgtgtgtgtgtgtgtgtgtgtcctgcgatggattagcaccctgtccagggtgtaccctgcctcgtgccccaagtctcctgggataggctccaggtccccgcgactctaaatacagaataaagcggtataaaagatgagtgagtgatgaggacattgctgagtctagaccaaCTGAtgtaaccccagatcataacacaagCCTCCAAAGGCTTTACAGTAGACTCTATGCATGATGGGCATATGGCTTCCCTTTTTACAATGATGCACCTGTCCCTTtgaaatagggtcaatctgggcTGATAAGACCACATGACAATttttccaatctttatgctctctggCAAACCGAAGCCTTTTTTCTCATAAGTGTCactaataagtggttttcttatggccacacagctgtttagtcccaatccttaTCACATTGTAtgcatatggaaatgctcttactttcactactctgatttctactgcaaattttttatataaagcatTTGATGATTTTCgttcatgattattttttctttcatcttgttttttttgacagttcagcactatcctttcatTTTTCAAACCTACTTTACACTTACagatttgacccttctgaaaagctgactttttttcccccaggcagtgtatgtgtgagaattATGTTTAGCCTCTGGATTCATACttaatacatttttgcattGCCAAATCAATCACTTTTGACATGCATGAGACATTCCTCCGTCTTGTATATTGTTCTTGTATATTTTCCccacataataatataattgttttattctcTATTTGCATGGTAGATGGTGTTAGAGTAGAATAGTGCCATGTAGGCATAGCGTTTCAGTTTGAGAAAGCTGAAAAACCAAGCTGCTGATTCATAGTGATACAAATGATTCCAACTGAGTAATTGCTGTGTCTACAGTTATAGTTTTTTCATAGTTGTATTTGGGactgggttatttttttaaacttttttttttcttttgtttcattAAAGAGAAAACAAGGTGTACACCTTGTTTAGAATCTATACAAGTCTACCTCAGGATGTTGAAATGTAAGTGGACCTGGACTGAGTGTGCCACTCTGACCAGTGCAACGTCCACTTAAATGTGTCAtgtgaaaggtgtgtgtgtgggtgtgtgtgggtgtgtgtgcgcgcatgctaTTTAGTTTTTAGCGCTAAACTAAAAATCAGGTGTTGTGACTTGGAATGCATGTTCTTTTGCAAGTGGTCAGTGACTTTAGAACAAAAGCTGAATGCTGTTAGAAATTTACTTTGAGGTTAACATATGTGTCGTAGTTCATGTGAACCGCTCGAACATTGTCTTAGCATTTACTCTAGAGGCGACAACAAGTGTAAAAAAAGTTCTTAACAACATTATTGTAAGGACTTATTAAAAAATTCTATTAGCTTACCGTTATTCCTAAACAAATCATGAGGACCAATTATGATACATGTCAAAATATTGAACAAATGTGCCTATAAAAGCTGCACGGTGCCCAATGGGTACTTTTCAAGCCACCTGGATCAGAGACTTTGAATTGAAATGTCTTCTTAAGTTcgttaatatatttaatagctTAATAGTTTGAAGTACAAGATCTCATCCGTGGCTtggatttgttttgttgtttttaatttttacattttacgtTGCCGTCTAACCTGTGCATTACATTCAGTGTTCAGTAAGGATTGAAATACCTATTTTGTATTCAAATGACCAAAGAATGTAGCCATGTTGTGGCaagttacagtatgttgtggGTTCGGTACGGAGCCCCATCTGAACGGCCTCAACGATCGCCCAAGTACTGTACCTGGGTTCAGCTGTCAGCTTTATATATTGTGACAAAGCATGCAAAGAATGTTGTGACCAAGAATGTTTTAGTGTAAGTATTCACTACTTGCTTTCTAGTGAATAAATATCTTTCAATATTACATCATTGTGCAGTGTTTTCATTTTATCCTTAGAATAAATATGAAGGAATATTGTGTCTCTTTTAAATATCAGTGTCATTCGttgttacaaaatatataatacattgtACATTGCCATTGTACATTTATCTGAGATTCTACACCCTGTACCCACAAAATAATGCTTCTATTTCACAGCTCCGGCACCCTGATACCTCCTTCACCTGCTTTTTCAGGCTGATACCTGCCACTAGAGTGGTTGGTTTTCCCTTGACATACAGTACCACGCTAATCTTCAGCTTTGGGGCTGGAGTTCAATTTCTCCACATATTGTACAACATGTCCGAGTAGATAGCAAAAGAAACAACCATCAATCAGTTTCAACCAGCACCATTTTTGGTGGCAAAAATGGGACCCAATCAATATTAGTTTTCCACTATCCTGAGCTAGGTCCTTTAACCTCTGAAGAtctgctgtggtatctggcatcAAGGCCTCAGTAGCAGATCCCTTAAGTGCTATAAGTTGTGAAGTGGTTCCTCCAaggatcagatttgtttgtctCGCTCATGCCACCAGTGCTTATTTGGATTGAGGCCTGGAGAACTGGGAAGCCAAATCAAGACTTGTTTTTGTGTAC harbors:
- the lin28ab gene encoding protein lin-28 homolog A; protein product: MAEGGCAKTGDEDTQNSEEDSASFSGSGVCKWFNVRMGFGFLSMTSRDGAPLERPIDVFVHQSKLHMDGFRSLKEGEPVEFTFKKSSKGLESLRVTGPGGAPCAGSEKRPKGAQKRRSKGDRCYNCGGPDHHAKECQLPPQPKKCHFCQSMSHMVANCPIKAQQASPGSQGTPGSPAGEEILSHTASPPDPSH